In the Pseudorasbora parva isolate DD20220531a chromosome 23, ASM2467924v1, whole genome shotgun sequence genome, one interval contains:
- the ksr1a gene encoding kinase suppressor of Ras 1 isoform X1 yields MDGVRVGLMMVEESDEQRDSSSGGGGAAMAALHQCELIQNMIDISISSLQGLRTKCAASNDLTQQEIRTLEVKLMKYICKQLQCKQKVPDTERPPALNSYPRLEDWLRTINVRAELIEVVNVKLSLDALLQMPGSQVKETMRRLGSSSVECTRLCAALNCLKSASESGEFKEDSGCWFSEPMRRDSGGLTTADQIPLLGGSLRPHSPSPLARPPNTPSTPLTTCPYPRYILSAGEAHIYHGYAESLTDPSPYYTSRPVRLTGHTSTPPITPPSRRRHRLKPPCTPPPPSRKVLHLLPNISMTRSKSHESQLGHRIEDTPTNKCVKKNKLFLNVQINGNSCEDSPSRSPTLSVRTPGTAPATAPYTLPGTPTLQEEHIGLRNNVGVHRNSPQALRRDIGLAVTHRFSTKSWLSQTCQVCQKNMIFGVKCKHCRLKCHNKCTKEAPSCRISFLPITKIRRTESVPSDINNPVDRPPEAPQFGTLPKAITKKDQPPVLNQLDSSSNPSSTTSSTPSSPAPFQQSNPPSVTPPPNPSPKGHRDNRFHFPAACYFQHRQQFIFPDVCNSSILHSDGLPDTVNEIDPSVEEMHAEQDEEDDREELEEEEEEEIEAEEEDDVAVEEEDEEEELDEEEEEEDMEDLNPGSEGDYEGDELDDLPSTRGGTHWKGPISRKASQTSVYLQEWDIPFEQLDLGELIGKGRWGRVHRGRWHGEVAIRLLEIDGNNQDHLKLFKKEVMNYRQTRHENVVLFMGACMAPPHLAIITSFCKGRTLYSVVRDTKNTLDINKTRQIAQEIVKGMGYLHAKGIVHKDLKSKNVFHDTNKVVITDFGLFGISGVVQEGRRENELKLPHGWICYLAPEIVRKMSPGNNEDRLPFSNAADVYAFGTIWYELQARDWPITCQPVEATIWQVGSGEGIRRVLAEINLGKEVTEILSACWSYDPRNRPTFTQLADMLEKLPKLNRRLSHPGHFWKSAEYVS; encoded by the exons TGCCAGACACAGAAAGGCCGCCGGCCCTGAACAGCTACCCACGGCTAGAGGACTGGTTACGCACCATCAACGTCAGAGCTGAGCTCATTGag GTAGTGAACGTAAAGCTGTCATTGGATGCTCTGCTGCAGATGCCCGGCAGTCAGGTGAAGGAAACCATGAGACGGCTGGGCTCAAGTTCAGTGGAGTGCACCAGGCTGTGTGCGGCCCTCAACTGTTTGAAGAGTGCCTCTGAGTCAG GGGAGTTTAAAGAGGACAGCGGCTGTTGGTTCTCCGAGCCCATGAGGCGGGACAGTGGCGGTTTGACTACAGCAGACCAGATTCCATTACTAGGAGGTTCCCTGCGACCCCACAGCCCGTCCCCTCTGGCCCGACCCCCAAACACACCCTCCACGCCCCTCACCACCTGCCCATATCCCCGCTACATCCTGTCAGCAGGCGAGGCTCACATCTACCACGGTTACGCGGAGAGTCTGACCGATCCCAGCCCTTATTACACCTCCCGTCCTGTCAGACTCACCGGACACACCTCGACCCCGCCCATAACCCCGCCCTCACGGAGGAGACACCGCCTCAAGCCTCCTTGCACCCCTCCTCCTCCCTCCCGCAAAGTTTTGCACCTCCTACCCAACATCTCGATGACCCGCAGCAAGAGCCACGAGAGTCAGCTCGGCCACCGCATCGAAGACACGCCCACAAACAA GTGTGTGAAGAAGAACAAGCTGTTTCTGAATGTCCAAATTAATGGAAACAGTTGTGAGGACTCTCCATCACGCTCGCCCACTCTCTCTGTACGGACCCCTGGGACGGCACCCGCCACGGCCCCGTACACCTTGCCTGGTACTCCCACACTACAGGAAGAGCACATCGGTCTGAGGA ATAATGTTGGTGTCCACCGCAATTCACCTCAGGCCCTGCGGAGAGACATCGGTTTGGCTGTCACTCACAG GTTCTCTACAAAGTCTTGGCTCTCCCAGACATGTCAAGTGTGCCAGAAAAACATGATATTTGGGGTGAAATGTAAACACTGCAG GTTAAAGTGTCAcaacaaatgcacaaaagaaGCTCCATCCTGCAGAATCTCCTTCCTGCCCA TCACAAAGATTCGTAGGACTGAGTCTGTACCCTCAGACATCAACAACCCTGTGGACCGTCCACCCGAAGCGCCTCAGTTCGGGACCCTACCGAAGGCGATAACAAAGAAG GATCAACCGCCGGTGCTGAATCAACTGGACTCCAGCAGTAATCCGTCCTCCACCACTTCCTCTACGCCTTCCTCTCCTGCCCCCTTCCAGCAAAGCAACCCTCCCAGTGTAACCCCGCCCCCAAACCCTTCCCCAAAGGGTCACCGTGACAACCGTTTCCACTTTCCAG CTGCCTGTTATTTTCAGCACCGACAGCAGTTTATCTTCCCTG ACGTGTGCAATTCCAGCATCCTTCATTCAGATGGACTCCCAGACACAGT TAATGAAATCGATCCGTCAGTGGAGGAGATGCATGCGGAACAAGATGAGGAAGACGACAGAGAG GAActggaggaagaggaagaagaggaaaTAGAAGCAGAGGAGGAAGACGATGTAGCGGTggaagaggaagatgaagaggaagagctagatgaagaagaagaggaggaggataTGGAAGATCTTAACCCAGGCTCGGAAGGAGATTATGAAGGAGATGAGTTGGACGACCTGCCCAGCACGCGAGGAGGAACCCACTGGAAGGGTCCCATCTCCCGTAAGGCTAGCCAGACCAGCGTCTACCTGCAGGAGTGGGACATTCCCTTCGAGCAGCTGGATCTCGGCGAGCTCATTGGGAAGGGCCGCTGGGGTAGGGTTCATCGCGGCCGCTGGCATGGAGAGGTGGCCATCCGACTGCTGGAGATTGACGGAAACAACCAGGACCACCTGAAGCTCTTCAAAAAGGAGGTGATGAACTACAGACAGACGCGCCACGAGAACGTCGTCCTCTTTATGGGAGCTTGCATGGCACCGCCTCATCTTGCCATCATCACCAG CTTCTGCAAAGGCCGGACGTTGTATTCTGTCGTGAGGGACACGAAAAACACACTGGACATCAATAAAACTCGGCAGATTGCGCAGGAGATTGTCAAG GGGATGGGCTACCTTCATGCTAAGGGCATCGTTCACAAAGACCTTAAATCGAAAAATGTCTTTCATGACACAAATAAAGTTGTCATTACTGACTTTGGCCTTTTTGGGATCTCTGGAGTGGTTCAGGAGGGCCG ACGTGAAAACGAGTTGAAGCTTCCTCACGGGTGGATCTGTTACTTGGCTCCGGAGATCGTGCGTAAAATGAGTCCCGGGAACAACGAGGACAGACTTCCGTTTTCAAATGCTGCTGATGTTTATGCCTTTGG CACCATCTGGTACGAGCTGCAGGCGAGAGACTGGCCCATCACCTGTCAGCCCGTAGAGGCTACCATCTGGCAGGTGGGCAGTGGAGAGGGCATCAGGAGGGTCCTGGCAGAGATCAACCTAGGAAAAGAGGTCACG GAGATTCTGTCTGCCTGCTGGTCATATGACCCCCGTAATCGGCCCACATTCACACAGCTGGCCGACATGctggagaaactgcccaaactCAACCGCCGTCTTTCTCACCCTGGGCACTTCTGGAAGTCTGCAGAGTATGTATCCTAG
- the ksr1a gene encoding kinase suppressor of Ras 1 isoform X2, producing MDGVRVGLMMVEESDEQRDSSSGGGGAAMAALHQCELIQNMIDISISSLQGLRTKCAASNDLTQQEIRTLEVKLMKYICKQLQCKQKVPDTERPPALNSYPRLEDWLRTINVRAELIEVVNVKLSLDALLQMPGSQVKETMRRLGSSSVECTRLCAALNCLKSASESGEFKEDSGCWFSEPMRRDSGGLTTADQIPLLGGSLRPHSPSPLARPPNTPSTPLTTCPYPRYILSAGEAHIYHGYAESLTDPSPYYTSRPVRLTGHTSTPPITPPSRRRHRLKPPCTPPPPSRKVLHLLPNISMTRSKSHESQLGHRIEDTPTNKCVKKNKLFLNVQINGNSCEDSPSRSPTLSVRTPGTAPATAPYTLPGTPTLQEEHIGLRNNVGVHRNSPQALRRDIGLAVTHRFSTKSWLSQTCQVCQKNMIFGVKCKHCRLKCHNKCTKEAPSCRISFLPITKIRRTESVPSDINNPVDRPPEAPQFGTLPKAITKKDQPPVLNQLDSSSNPSSTTSSTPSSPAPFQQSNPPSVTPPPNPSPKGHRDNRFHFPAACYFQHRQQFIFPDVCNSSILHSDGLPDTVNEIDPSVEEMHAEQDEEDDREELEEEEEEEIEAEEEDDVAVEEEDEEEELDEEEEEEDMEDLNPGSEGDYEGDELDDLPSTRGGTHWKGPISRKASQTSVYLQEWDIPFEQLDLGELIGKGRWGRVHRGRWHGEVAIRLLEIDGNNQDHLKLFKKEVMNYRQTRHENVVLFMGACMAPPHLAIITSFCKGRTLYSVVRDTKNTLDINKTRQIAQEIVKGMGYLHAKGIVHKDLKSKNVFHDTNKVVITDFGLFGISGVVQEGRRENELKLPHGWICYLAPEIVRKMSPGNNEDRLPFSNAADVYAFGTIWYELQARDWPITCQPVEATIWQVGSGEGIRRVLAEINLGKEVTEILSACWSYDPRNRPTFTQLADMLEKLPKLNRRLSHPGHFWKSAEL from the exons TGCCAGACACAGAAAGGCCGCCGGCCCTGAACAGCTACCCACGGCTAGAGGACTGGTTACGCACCATCAACGTCAGAGCTGAGCTCATTGag GTAGTGAACGTAAAGCTGTCATTGGATGCTCTGCTGCAGATGCCCGGCAGTCAGGTGAAGGAAACCATGAGACGGCTGGGCTCAAGTTCAGTGGAGTGCACCAGGCTGTGTGCGGCCCTCAACTGTTTGAAGAGTGCCTCTGAGTCAG GGGAGTTTAAAGAGGACAGCGGCTGTTGGTTCTCCGAGCCCATGAGGCGGGACAGTGGCGGTTTGACTACAGCAGACCAGATTCCATTACTAGGAGGTTCCCTGCGACCCCACAGCCCGTCCCCTCTGGCCCGACCCCCAAACACACCCTCCACGCCCCTCACCACCTGCCCATATCCCCGCTACATCCTGTCAGCAGGCGAGGCTCACATCTACCACGGTTACGCGGAGAGTCTGACCGATCCCAGCCCTTATTACACCTCCCGTCCTGTCAGACTCACCGGACACACCTCGACCCCGCCCATAACCCCGCCCTCACGGAGGAGACACCGCCTCAAGCCTCCTTGCACCCCTCCTCCTCCCTCCCGCAAAGTTTTGCACCTCCTACCCAACATCTCGATGACCCGCAGCAAGAGCCACGAGAGTCAGCTCGGCCACCGCATCGAAGACACGCCCACAAACAA GTGTGTGAAGAAGAACAAGCTGTTTCTGAATGTCCAAATTAATGGAAACAGTTGTGAGGACTCTCCATCACGCTCGCCCACTCTCTCTGTACGGACCCCTGGGACGGCACCCGCCACGGCCCCGTACACCTTGCCTGGTACTCCCACACTACAGGAAGAGCACATCGGTCTGAGGA ATAATGTTGGTGTCCACCGCAATTCACCTCAGGCCCTGCGGAGAGACATCGGTTTGGCTGTCACTCACAG GTTCTCTACAAAGTCTTGGCTCTCCCAGACATGTCAAGTGTGCCAGAAAAACATGATATTTGGGGTGAAATGTAAACACTGCAG GTTAAAGTGTCAcaacaaatgcacaaaagaaGCTCCATCCTGCAGAATCTCCTTCCTGCCCA TCACAAAGATTCGTAGGACTGAGTCTGTACCCTCAGACATCAACAACCCTGTGGACCGTCCACCCGAAGCGCCTCAGTTCGGGACCCTACCGAAGGCGATAACAAAGAAG GATCAACCGCCGGTGCTGAATCAACTGGACTCCAGCAGTAATCCGTCCTCCACCACTTCCTCTACGCCTTCCTCTCCTGCCCCCTTCCAGCAAAGCAACCCTCCCAGTGTAACCCCGCCCCCAAACCCTTCCCCAAAGGGTCACCGTGACAACCGTTTCCACTTTCCAG CTGCCTGTTATTTTCAGCACCGACAGCAGTTTATCTTCCCTG ACGTGTGCAATTCCAGCATCCTTCATTCAGATGGACTCCCAGACACAGT TAATGAAATCGATCCGTCAGTGGAGGAGATGCATGCGGAACAAGATGAGGAAGACGACAGAGAG GAActggaggaagaggaagaagaggaaaTAGAAGCAGAGGAGGAAGACGATGTAGCGGTggaagaggaagatgaagaggaagagctagatgaagaagaagaggaggaggataTGGAAGATCTTAACCCAGGCTCGGAAGGAGATTATGAAGGAGATGAGTTGGACGACCTGCCCAGCACGCGAGGAGGAACCCACTGGAAGGGTCCCATCTCCCGTAAGGCTAGCCAGACCAGCGTCTACCTGCAGGAGTGGGACATTCCCTTCGAGCAGCTGGATCTCGGCGAGCTCATTGGGAAGGGCCGCTGGGGTAGGGTTCATCGCGGCCGCTGGCATGGAGAGGTGGCCATCCGACTGCTGGAGATTGACGGAAACAACCAGGACCACCTGAAGCTCTTCAAAAAGGAGGTGATGAACTACAGACAGACGCGCCACGAGAACGTCGTCCTCTTTATGGGAGCTTGCATGGCACCGCCTCATCTTGCCATCATCACCAG CTTCTGCAAAGGCCGGACGTTGTATTCTGTCGTGAGGGACACGAAAAACACACTGGACATCAATAAAACTCGGCAGATTGCGCAGGAGATTGTCAAG GGGATGGGCTACCTTCATGCTAAGGGCATCGTTCACAAAGACCTTAAATCGAAAAATGTCTTTCATGACACAAATAAAGTTGTCATTACTGACTTTGGCCTTTTTGGGATCTCTGGAGTGGTTCAGGAGGGCCG ACGTGAAAACGAGTTGAAGCTTCCTCACGGGTGGATCTGTTACTTGGCTCCGGAGATCGTGCGTAAAATGAGTCCCGGGAACAACGAGGACAGACTTCCGTTTTCAAATGCTGCTGATGTTTATGCCTTTGG CACCATCTGGTACGAGCTGCAGGCGAGAGACTGGCCCATCACCTGTCAGCCCGTAGAGGCTACCATCTGGCAGGTGGGCAGTGGAGAGGGCATCAGGAGGGTCCTGGCAGAGATCAACCTAGGAAAAGAGGTCACG GAGATTCTGTCTGCCTGCTGGTCATATGACCCCCGTAATCGGCCCACATTCACACAGCTGGCCGACATGctggagaaactgcccaaactCAACCGCCGTCTTTCTCACCCTGGGCACTTCTGGAAGTCTGCAGA GTTGTAG